From the genome of Gemmatimonadota bacterium:
TCCTTCGATGTCTCCACCTTGCCACGCAAAGTGACGAACGCGGCGATCGCCTGTCCCTTGACGGGGTGCGTTCGACCCACCACTGCCGCTTCCGCCACATCCGCATGGTCTACGAGCGCGGACTCCACTTCCGTGGTGCTGATATTGTGTCCCGACACGAGCATGATGTCGTCCACGCGTCCCATCAGCCAGTAATAGCCGTCGCGATCGCGCTTGCAGCCGTCACCGGTGAAGTACATCCCCGGGAAGCGCGACCAGTAGACTTCCCGGTAACGGTCCGGGTCGCCATGGATGGTGCGGAGCATGGCAGGCCACGGCTTTCGCAGCACGAGATACCCGGCGTCTCCCAGCGGAACGCTCTTTCCGTTCTCATCCACGACATCCGGCTCGATTCCGGGGAAGGGGAATGTGGCGGACCCCGGGCGCGTGGTGGTGATTCCGGGGAGCGGGGTGATCATGATCATGCCGGTCTCCGTCTGCCACCAGGTGTCCACGATGGCGCACTTCTCGCGACCGATCGTGCGGTGGTACCACATCCAGGCTTCCGGATTGATCGGCTCACCGACCGACCCCAGAAGCCGTAGCGAGGAGAGGTCGTGTCGCTTCGGGTGCTCGTCTCCCCAGCGCATGAATGTGCGAATGGCGGTCGGAGCGGTGTAGAAGATGGAGACTCCGTACTTTTCGACGATCTCCCAGAAGCGATCCTTGCGAGGCCAGTCCGGTGAACCTTCGTACATGACCCCGGTCGCGCCGTTGGCAAGCGGTCCGTACACAATGTAGCTGTGGCCGGTCACCCATCCGATGTCCGCCGTGCACCAGTACACATCTTCTTCGCGGAGATCGAAGACCCAGCGGTGTGTGACGGCGGTCCCCACCATGTACCCGCCGGTCGTGTGTGCGATCCCCTTCGGTTTGCCGGTCGTGCCGGATGTGTAGAGGATGTAGAGCAAGTCCTCCGCGTCCATGACCTCGGGAGCGCACTTTGATCCGGCGGCGGCCATGAGGTCGTGCCACCAGTGATCGCGTCCTTCGTGCATGGGGGCGTTCGCGGCGTCTCCGATTCGGCGCACCACGACGACATGCTCTACTCCGGGGCATTGTTCCAGCGCTTCATCCGTGTTGCGTTTGAGCGGAACGATGTTCCCGCGGCGCCATCCACCGTCCGCCGTCACGACGACCTTTGAATCGGAATCGATCACGCGCTCGCGAATCGACTCAGGGCTGAAGCCGCCGAAGATCACCGAATGGGCGGCCCCGATGCGTGCGCACGCGAGCATCGCAATGGGAAGCTCCGGGACCATGCCGAGATAGATGGTGACTCGATCACCCTTGCCGACGCCCAGTGACTTCAGGACATTTGCGAAGCGCGACACTTCGCGAAGCAGATCGGCGTAGGTGAGAACCCGCTGATCGCCCGGTTCGCCCTCCCAGATGAATGCGGCTTTGTTGCGCCGCCAGGTTCGGACATGGCGATCCAGACAGTTCACCGTGATGTTGAGCTTCCCGCCAACGAACCACTTCGCCCAGGGGCAGTCCCAGTCCAGCACCTTCTCCCACGGCGAGGACCACTCGAATGAGGCGGCCTGTTCCGCCCAGAACGCCTCGGAGTCCCGGGCGGTTTCGTAGACCGCCGGGTCGGAGACGACGGCATTCTCCGCAAGCTCGGGAGGCGGGAGGAAGGTCCGGTTCTCGTGGAGGAGCGCGTCGATCGTCTTCTTCGCCATCGGTGGACTCCCGCGTGCGGGTGAGGGGGTTGGCTCACGGGGCAGTCTAGCAAGAGTGGGGCGGCTCGCGAACAGCAGAAGGGGGTCGACGCCAGACGCCGACCCCCCCCGTATTCCGCTCGCGCGGCCGACAGCGGCGAGATCCCGCCTAGTGGGTTCCCTTCGAGGCGCCGCAGGACGACTTCTTCGCGGCGGCTTTCTTCGACGGGCAGCATCCGCCCTTCTTGGGTGCCTTCTTCGTCGCCGCGCCGGACATGCCGCAGGACTTGCCCGAGGCCGCCGCGGAGGCGGTGGGGCAGTTTCCCTGCTTCATCGCGACGGCGCAGGCCACGGTGCCCATCATGTCGCAGTCGTCGGAGGCGGCGGCCAGAACCGTACCCGCTGTGGCGGACTCTTCCTTGCTGGCCGCACGGGAAGAGGTGGCGTCCACGACCCGGAGCGTCGGACAGAAGCTGCCCTCGACGACCACCAGACCGTCCGAAGCGGCAGTCGTGCCCGCGTAGTGGAGTTTCCAGCCGTTGAACTGATCCAGGGCGACCCCGTCGGTCGTGGCCATGCTGGCCACCTTCAGGATCTGGGCGCAATCGCTGGCACAGGCGGATGCGGGCTTCCCGGGGGTGTCCATGGCGGTGTGGAGACAGGCATTTTCACCGACGATGGTCACGCCCTCGATCTTGCAGGCGCCGGACGGACCGGAGACAAGGAAGGCTGCGACGATGGCGAGGCAGAAGGGTGCGAGA
Proteins encoded in this window:
- the acs gene encoding acetate--CoA ligase codes for the protein MAKKTIDALLHENRTFLPPPELAENAVVSDPAVYETARDSEAFWAEQAASFEWSSPWEKVLDWDCPWAKWFVGGKLNITVNCLDRHVRTWRRNKAAFIWEGEPGDQRVLTYADLLREVSRFANVLKSLGVGKGDRVTIYLGMVPELPIAMLACARIGAAHSVIFGGFSPESIRERVIDSDSKVVVTADGGWRRGNIVPLKRNTDEALEQCPGVEHVVVVRRIGDAANAPMHEGRDHWWHDLMAAAGSKCAPEVMDAEDLLYILYTSGTTGKPKGIAHTTGGYMVGTAVTHRWVFDLREEDVYWCTADIGWVTGHSYIVYGPLANGATGVMYEGSPDWPRKDRFWEIVEKYGVSIFYTAPTAIRTFMRWGDEHPKRHDLSSLRLLGSVGEPINPEAWMWYHRTIGREKCAIVDTWWQTETGMIMITPLPGITTTRPGSATFPFPGIEPDVVDENGKSVPLGDAGYLVLRKPWPAMLRTIHGDPDRYREVYWSRFPGMYFTGDGCKRDRDGYYWLMGRVDDIMLVSGHNISTTEVESALVDHADVAEAAVVGRTHPVKGQAIAAFVTLRGKVETSKEEMDEIRGHVAEKIGALARPDEIYATAELPKTRSGKIMRRLLRDIAEGRTLGDTTTLADPAVVRKLRDQYETDEG